One region of Corvus moneduloides isolate bCorMon1 chromosome 1, bCorMon1.pri, whole genome shotgun sequence genomic DNA includes:
- the XIRP1 gene encoding xin actin-binding repeat-containing protein 1 isoform X1 yields MSEAQKSSKVAIKKMEDDLPPPPAIGSVQVVAPGGQDLNALPVPPPKQAFSKFYQQRQVNELKRLYRHMHPELRKNLEEAVTEDLAEMLNTEDPNAQASVNLDKVLPGEVQSMRWIFENWALDSIGDHQATKKLTEEEVIPSGDVKSTSLRFESQSINGYNLSTSAKVSETDLARGDVRTARWLFETQPLDTLNKLYSDETEVQEAVLKEPVQGGDVKGTKQLFEAQSLDAIGRCSSVEEKSILQLKSEIQELKGDVKKTVRLFQTEPLCAIRDKSGTIHEIKSVCREEIQSNAVRTARWLFETQPLDTINKDTSKVQIIRGISLEEIGRPDVSGARWIFETQPLDAIREITVEEQDFKASTDFVTGADVTKQRLLFETQTLDSLKGEASESVVTKEKVIGGDVKSTLWLFETQPMETLKDNFEVGRLKKVELSADEKGDVKQRKHIFETCPLGSISKAFEEEIPATSMEEVVKGDVKSFKTLFETLPLDSIKQADAEPTTKEEEEKIPAGNVKANQILFETTPLYAIKDSFGNFHEVTSVSREQIISGDVKNYKWMFETKSLDQFDESIKKVDIIRGITKQEVVAGDVRTAKWLFETQPMDVIHLQAMEGEKRPSVKREISQKGDVKTCRWLFETQPMHTLYEKAEKKQEEDGSVPQADVKSYTWMFETQPLDSLKGQEEQYLQVSKAYSQEELQGVDVKTVRHLFETEPLGSSTVSEADRKKTMRYSSRVEFQSGEVSRVKEFFEAKPLDTATKPKSQKDAGTIEAGSVHKFTWLFENYPMDTLKDNSEGIQEIPPEKNVKGGDVGGKRFVFETYSLDQIHDKVDETELQKIQKDTMSKANVKSCTMLFESQPLYAIQDKEGGYHEVTSVQKEEIMKGDMKGARWLFETKPLDQIKKEEEVFVIRAVTQEDIKKGDVQTARWRFETEPLDSFSGGKLSVPRTVDDVQKGDVQSNKQLFESQQVGQKKYVRMVSVSDVQRGDVRTSTWLFENHPVDSLYGDAERSSSMSTVQREDSQKGDVKRCTWLFETQPMDTLKDTEVTASAGAQEEIPRADVKSTTWLFESTPLDKFSTSEGSIEIELKERTMKETLETLCTCQAIQHDGILIEANDMESVKMVKYQLSSPGAPEILKEEIVGGHLQRIMLQLLHRTNVEAQSVLVEEDREGKIKVSPLQLLDQSEAAKGKEDLSGDVAKALQGLLSQDASIKKGMVLQETKSGSVKMTLYSLLFHSVQQKVVKGDVKSTIGNLLASSQDQKAAATIKREDNEKGNVQLFASCIEKGDLSYLKNLQQESEIQSLISSQAEEGADESGPWVVQGANVRVLPNKEKIEKVIAGSEPGAMEGAKKGFVCASTGREGVLQREAVHAAGVTGTTVQCLGKPLPTVMGKEEILSGGLKVTTKSIQRVADASKKAEKEEATTAHLKEPKTMMQGTSPTPVTAQRAEVDGKQQSVVTGEASQTQREEKALGSDLQAAMQSLRLATAEAKNIQHHVQSKFQRNREEVHTACRQQTVSSQGTMTLQSTVHQQDSSSTKQESSSTATRTTTTRVQEASKTHTSVSQKSIASHKKLL; encoded by the exons ATGTCAGAAGCTCAGAAATCATCTAAAGTTGCCAtcaagaaaatggaagatgacTTGCCTCCCCCTCCAGCCATTGGCTCAGTCCAGGTCGTCGCTCCAGGGGGTCAGGATCTCAATGCACTCCCTGTGCCTCCTCCAAAGCAAGCCTTCTCCAAGTTCTACCAGCAGCGCCAGGTGAATGAGCTGAAGAGGCTCTACAGGCACATGCACCCCGAGCTCAGGAAGAACCTGGAAGAAGCTGTGACTGAGGATCTGGCAGAAATGCTTAACACCGAGGATCCCAATGCACAGGCCTCTGTGAACCTGGATAAAGTTCTCCCGGGAGAGGTTCAGTCCATGCGCTGGATTTTTGAGAACTGGGCACTTGACTCCATTGGGGACCACCAAGCCACAAAGAAGCTGACAGAAGAAGAGGTCATTCCCAGTGGGGATGTGAAAAGCACTTCCCTGAGGTTTGAAAGCCAATCCATAAATGGATACAACCTGTCAACATCAGCCAAGGTGTCAGAAACAGACCTTGCCAGAGGGGATGTTCGCACTGCCCGGTGGCTTTTTGAAACCCAGCCACTGGACACATTAAACAAACTGTATTCGGATGAAACCGAGGTGCAGGAGGCAGTTCTCAAGGAGCCTGTCCAGGGAGGTGACGTGAAAGGGACCAAACAGCTCTTCGAAGCACAGTCTTTGGATGCCATAGGACGCTGCTCCTCAGTGGAGGAGAAGAGCATCCTACAACTCAAGTCAGAAATCCAGGAGCTTAAAGGCGATGTTAAGAAGACTGTCAGGCTTTTCCAAACAGAGCCCCTCTGTGCCATCAGAGATAAAAGTGGGACTATCCATGAAATCAAGTCTGTCTGTCGAGAAGAAATTCAGAGCAATGCAGTCAGGACAGCTCGCTGGCTGTTTGAGACTCAGCCCCTGGATACTATCAACAAGGACACTTCCAAAGTGCAGATAATCCGTGGGATTTCTCTGGAAGAAATTGGAAGGCCCGATGTCAGCGGCGCAAGGTGGATATTTGAAACTCAGCCTTTGGATGCCATCAGAGAAATCACAGTTGAAGAACAGGACTTCAAGGCTTCGACAGATTTTGTCACAGGGGCAGATGTCACTAAGCAGCGATTGCTCTTTGAGACCCAGACTCTAGACTCCCTGAAAGGAGAAGCTTCGGAAAGTGTTGTAACCAAAGAAAAAGTCATCGGAGGCGATGTGAAATCTACACTCTGGCTCTTTGAAACGCAGCCAATGGAAACACTGAAAGACAATTTTGAGGTGGGACGTTTGAAGAAAGTAGAGCTTTCAGCAGATGAGAAGGGAGATgtgaagcaaagaaaacacatcttTGAGACCTGTCCCCTTGGCAGTATCTCCAAGGCATTTGAGGAAGAAATTCCAGCCACCAGCATGGAAGAGGTAGTGAAAGGGGATGTGAAATCTTTCAAGACCCTGTTTGAGACTCTCCCCTTAGACAGCATTAAGCAGGCTGATGCTGAGCCCACCAccaaagaagaggaggagaagattCCAGCTGGCAATGTCAAAGCCAACCAAATCCTGTTTGAGACAACACCCCTGTATGCCATCAAGGATAGCTTTGGCAATTTCCACGAAGTCACCTCTGTAAGCAGAGAACAGATCATCAGTGGTGACGTCAAGAACTACAAGTGGATGTTTGAAACAAAGTCCCTGGACCAGTTTGATGAAAGCATCAAGAAAGTGGATATAATACGGGGCATCACAAAACAAGAGGTGGTGGCTGGTGATGTCAGGACAGCCAAGTGGCTCTTTGAAACACAGCCCATGGATGTCATTCATCTCCAAGCCATGGAAGGCGAGAAGCGTCCCTCAGTGAAGCGAGAGATCTCCCAGAAGGGGGATGTGAAGACCTGCCGGTGGTTGTTTGAGACCCAGCCCATGCACACCCTGTACGAGAAGGCTgagaagaagcaggaggaggatggcAGTGTGCCCCAAGCTGATGTGAAGTCCTACACATGGATGTTTGAGACTCAGCCCCTGGACTCCCTGAAAGGCCAGGAGGAGCAGTATTTGCAAGTCAGTAAGGCCTACAGTCAGGAAGAATTACAGGGAGTGGATGTCAAAACCGTCCGGCACCTGTTTGAGACTGAACCCTtgggcagcagcactgtcagTGAAGCTGACCGGAAAAAAACCATGCGTTATTCCAGTCGTGTGGAGTTCCAGTCTGGGGAAGTGTCCAGAGTGAAAGAGTTCTTTGAAGCCAAGCCCTTGGACACAGCCACCAAGCCAAAGTCCCAGAAGGATGCCGGAACAATTGAAGCCGGGTCCGTGCACAAGTTCACGTGGCTCTTTGAGAACTACCCCATGGACACCCTGAAGGACAACTCTGAAGGTATCCAGGAAATCCCTCCAGAAAAGAATGTCAAGGGGGGAGATGTTGGAGGAAAAAGGTTCGTATTTGAGACCTATTCCCTTGACCAAATCCATGACAAAGTGGATGAGACAGAGCTCCAGAAGATCCAGAAAGACACCATGAGCAAAGCTAATGTCAAGTCCTGCACAATGCTATTCGAAAGCCAACCTTTATACGCTATCCAGGACAAAGAGGGAGGATACCATGAGGTCACCTCagtgcagaaagaagaaatcatgAAAGGTGATATGAAAGGAGCCCGGTGGTTGTTTGAAACTAAGCCCCTGGATCAGAtcaagaaggaagaagaggtgTTTGTGATTAGGGCTGTCACCCAAGAGGACATCAAGAAAGGAGATGTCCAGACTGCCCGGTGGAGGTTTGAGACAGAGCCTCTTGACTCCTTCTCAGGGGGAAAGTTGTCTGTGCCCAGAACAGTGGATGATGTGCAGAAGGGAGATGTTCAGTCCAACAAGCAGCTCTTTGAGTCCCAGCAAGTGGGCCAGAAGAAGTATGTGAGGATGGTCAGTGTCAGTGACGTGCAGCGAGGTGACGTGAGGACATCCACTTGGCTCTTTGAGAACCATCCTGTGGACTCCCTGTATGGGGATGCGGAGAGAAGCTCATCCATGAGCACAGTGCAGAGAGAGGACAGCCAAAAAGGGGATGTAAAACGCTGCACCTGGTTGTTTGAAACCCAGCCCATGGACACCCTTAAGGACACAGAGGTGACAGCCAGTGCTGGGGCCCAAGAAGAGATCCCTCGTGCAGATGTGAAAAGCACAACGTGGCTCTTTGAGAGCACACCCCTGGATAAATTTAGTACTTCTGAAGGTAGCATAGAAATAGAACTGAAAGAAAGAACCATGAAGGAGACTTTAGAGACTCTCTGCACTTGCCAAGCTATCCAGCATGATGGAATCCTCATCGAAGCTAATGATATGGAGAGTGTGAAGATGGTGAAGTACCAGCTCAGCAGCCCAGGAGCTCCAGAGATCCTGAAAGAGGAGATTGTGGGAGGCCACTTGCAAAGGATtatgctgcagctcctgcacagaaCCAACGTGGAAGCACAGAGTGTGCTGGTAGAGGAGGACAGAGAGGGCAAGATCAAAGTAAGCCCATTGCAGCTGCTGGACCAGAGTGAAGCTGCTAAAGGCAAAGAGGACTTGAGTGGAGATGTAGCCAAGGCCTTACAGGGTCTCCTCAGTCAAGATGCTTCCATCAAAAAGGGGATGGTCCTACAAGAGACAAAGTCAGGATCAGTGAAGATGACTCTCTACTCCCTCCTGTTCCATTCTGTCCAGCAGAAAGTTGTCAAGGGGGATGTGAAGTCAACGATTGGGAACCTGTTGGCTTCTTCTCAGgaccagaaagcagcagctacCATCAAGCGTGAGGACAATGAGAAGGGAAATGTACAACTTTTTGCAAGCTGCATTGAGAAGGGAGACCTCAGCTATCTGAAGAATCTCCAGCAGGAGTCAGAGATACAATCCCTCATCTCTTCCCAAGCAGAGGAGGGGGCAGATGAGAGCGGCCCATGGGTTGTGCAGGGGGCTAACGTACGCGTCTTgccaaataaagaaaaaatagagaaagtaATTGCAGGAAGTGAGCCAGGGGCTATGGAGGGAGCAAAAAAGGGATTTGTATGTGCAAGCACAGGCAGAGAGGGTGTGTTACAGAGAGAGGCTGTGCATGCAGCAGGTGTGACTGGCACCACTGTGCAATGTCTTGGGAAGCCCCTGCCCACAGtgatgggaaaggaagaaattctgtctGGAGGGCTTAAGGTGACTACAAAGTCAATCCAAAGGGTTGCAGATGCCAGcaagaaggcagagaaagaagaagccACCACTGCCCATTTGAAAGAACCAAAAACTATGATGCAAGGCACATCTCCGACCCCAGTGACAGCTCAGAGGGCAGAAGTGGATGGGAAACAGCAGAGTGTGGTGACTGGGGAAGCCAGCCAGactcagagagaagaaaaggcccTGGGGAGTGATCTTCAGGCTGCAATGCAAAGCCTGAGGCTGGCGACAGCAGAAGCAAAAAACATTCAGCACCACGTTCAGAGCAAGTTCCAAAGGAACAGGGAGGAGGTCCACacagcctgcaggcagcagacagTCAGCTCACAGGGGACCATGACCCTTCAATCCACCGTACACCAACAGGACTCTTCATCCAccaagcaggagagcagcagcactgccaccagGACCACCACCACCAGAGTCCAGGAGGCATCCAAGACCCACACAAGCGTGTCTCAGAAGAGCATAGCATCACACAAAAAG tTGCTGTGA